In Oryza brachyantha chromosome 2, ObraRS2, whole genome shotgun sequence, a single window of DNA contains:
- the LOC121053570 gene encoding B-box zinc finger protein 32-like, whose product MEAGKSGGVGCELCGGVAAVHCAADAAFLCLTCDAKVHGANFLASRHRRRRLGVEVEVEEEEEDDARSAASSSCVSTADSASSTAAHAGAARRRGRRRVPRAEAVLEGWAKRMGLSPGAARRRASAAGAALRAVGRGVAASRVPIRVAMAAALWSELSSSSRRRVGAGEAALLRRLEANTHVPARLLLTVASWMARASRPAAEEGWAECS is encoded by the coding sequence ATGGAGGCCGGCaagagcggcggcgtcgggtgCGAGCTGTGCGGGGGCGTGGCTGCGGTGCACTGCGCTGCCGACGCCGCGTTTCTTTGCCTGACCTGCGATGCTAAGGTGCACGGGGCCAACTTCCTCGCGTCgaggcaccgccgccgccggctgggcgtggaggtggaggtggaggaggaggaggaggatgacgcGCGGTCCGCGGCGTCGAGCTCTTGCGTGTCGACCGCCGACTCCGCGTCGTCCACGGCTGCGCACGCGGGGGCCGCcaggaggagggggcggcggcgcgtgccgCGGGCGGAGGCGGTTCTTGAGGGCTGGGCGAAGCGGATGGGTCTCTCgcccggcgccgcgcggcggcgcgcgtccgcggcgggggcggcgctcCGCGCGGTGGGCCgtggcgtcgccgcctcgcgcgTCCCGATCCGCGTCGCGATGGCCGCGGCGCTCTGGTCggagctctcctcctcctcccgccgccgcgtcggcgccgggGAGGCCGCGCTGCTCCGGCGGCTGGAGGCCAACACCCACGTGCCGGCGAGGCTGCTGCTCACGGTGGCGTCGTGGATGGCGCGCGCCTCCAGGCCGGCCGCCGAGGAGGGCTGGGCCGAGTGCTCCTga